One window of Botrimarina mediterranea genomic DNA carries:
- a CDS encoding DUF1549 domain-containing protein produces MNDASKSFGSQWRTLILCFVLLGFSIAGTSSAATVDDGQVVASINEALRASWRDAGVIPSKPAPDGPWARRVYLDLLGRIPKIDELEAFAKQPASSRREWLVDRLLGDEYRDERSRWRATEWAILLIGRTGGRNNNSLAVREPFVQYLREAFAENKPLDELMRELVTATGSVRPNDDDFNPAANYLADKMDENGVQATARTAQVFLGVSVQCTQCHNHPFNEGRQNQFWELAAFFRQTRAERVRDDEDDPAKARIVDRNFYGEGRSREQALAIPPGVPEAAETYYELRNGKLQVAYPVFIDGTSLHDVFLQRGHDYGDSGRVELVKRREELADLIAASPDFALSAVNREWGRFFGYGFTRPVEDMGAHNPPSHPQLMEELAAAFRDSGYDLQRLDRWIVLSDAYGLDSLARGSNEDDEPSLGRPPLFTRFYLRQLTAEQIYESLIAATRADESLSVEQRDEARRRWTRQFSTAFGNDENGEATSFNGSIPQSLAMMNSELVRRATELSWIETKKKSAAPGDYADKRPAGFLSSVAADPSLSNEERVNRLYLAALARRPDRNELAVCNQLLAARKGDAAEALRDIWWALLNSNEFILQH; encoded by the coding sequence ATGAATGACGCGTCCAAGTCTTTCGGGTCACAGTGGCGGACGCTCATTCTCTGTTTCGTGCTACTCGGCTTTTCGATCGCCGGCACGTCGTCGGCCGCTACGGTCGATGACGGCCAGGTTGTCGCGTCGATCAACGAGGCTCTCCGCGCGAGCTGGCGCGACGCCGGGGTCATCCCCTCGAAGCCTGCGCCGGACGGCCCTTGGGCCCGCCGCGTCTATCTCGATCTGCTCGGGCGTATTCCCAAGATCGACGAGCTCGAAGCGTTCGCCAAGCAACCGGCCTCATCACGCCGTGAGTGGCTGGTCGATCGACTGCTAGGCGACGAGTACCGCGACGAGCGTTCGCGCTGGCGGGCTACCGAGTGGGCCATTCTGCTCATCGGACGCACCGGCGGCAGGAACAACAACTCGCTCGCCGTGCGCGAGCCGTTCGTGCAGTACCTGCGCGAGGCGTTCGCTGAGAACAAGCCGCTCGATGAGTTGATGCGCGAGCTCGTGACCGCCACGGGGAGCGTCCGTCCCAACGACGACGACTTCAACCCGGCCGCCAACTACCTCGCCGACAAGATGGACGAGAACGGCGTCCAGGCCACGGCGCGGACGGCCCAGGTGTTTCTCGGCGTGTCGGTGCAATGCACGCAGTGCCACAACCACCCGTTCAACGAGGGGCGGCAGAACCAGTTCTGGGAGCTCGCCGCCTTCTTCCGCCAAACCCGCGCCGAACGCGTCCGCGATGACGAGGACGACCCGGCGAAGGCGCGAATCGTCGATCGCAACTTCTACGGCGAGGGCCGCAGCCGCGAGCAAGCGCTCGCGATCCCGCCGGGTGTTCCCGAGGCGGCAGAGACTTACTACGAGCTTCGCAACGGCAAGCTGCAAGTCGCCTACCCCGTGTTCATCGACGGCACTTCGCTGCACGACGTGTTCCTCCAGCGGGGGCACGACTACGGCGATAGCGGACGCGTCGAGCTCGTGAAACGCCGTGAGGAGCTGGCGGACTTGATCGCCGCGTCGCCCGACTTCGCTCTCTCGGCGGTGAACCGTGAGTGGGGCCGCTTCTTCGGTTACGGCTTCACTCGGCCGGTCGAGGACATGGGCGCGCACAACCCGCCGTCGCACCCGCAGCTGATGGAAGAGCTCGCCGCGGCGTTCCGCGATTCGGGCTACGACCTGCAGCGGCTCGACCGCTGGATCGTGCTCAGCGACGCCTACGGCCTCGACAGCCTCGCCCGCGGCTCGAACGAGGACGACGAGCCCTCGCTCGGCAGGCCGCCGTTGTTCACGAGGTTCTACCTGCGGCAACTCACCGCGGAACAGATCTATGAGTCGCTGATCGCCGCGACGCGGGCCGACGAATCTTTGTCGGTCGAGCAGCGCGACGAGGCCCGCCGGCGTTGGACCCGGCAGTTCTCGACGGCGTTCGGCAACGACGAGAACGGTGAGGCGACGTCGTTCAACGGCTCGATCCCGCAATCGCTGGCGATGATGAACAGCGAGTTGGTGCGCCGGGCGACCGAGCTCAGTTGGATTGAAACAAAGAAGAAGTCCGCTGCTCCGGGCGACTACGCTGACAAGCGGCCGGCGGGTTTCCTCTCGTCGGTGGCGGCGGACCCGTCGCTGTCGAACGAGGAGCGCGTCAACCGGCTGTACCTCGCTGCCCTCGCACGCCGCCCCGACCGCAACGAACTCGCAGTCTGCAACCAGCTACTCGCCGCCCGCAAGGGCGACGCCGCCGAAGCCCTCCGGGACATCTGGTGGGCCCTGCTCAACAGCAACGAGTTCATCCTCCAGCACTAA
- the prfB gene encoding peptide chain release factor 2 (programmed frameshift), with translation MDKEWYDRAEAIREALLQLRDSLDYAGKKEQIAAVEAQQAAPDFWNDQEKAQASIAELKGLNSVVSPLDAAMKAAGDLDAVLEMAEEDEAFAEEAQAEIARLEANLEKLKLSALLSGPNDAAGAIITIHARDGGTDANDWAEMLMRMYLQWAGKNDYSAELLDRSDNEQAGINDATIVIRGPMAYGYLRGETGMHRLVRISPFNSEGKRQTSFAAVDVTPEINDSVAIEIDEADVRIDTYRASGAGGQHVNKTDSAVRLTHMPTGVVVQCQNERSQHKNKASAWKMLRAKMAQLEEDKRDAQEAAARGQQAKTGFGSQIRNYFLHPDQRVKDTRTKYQQGNFHAALDGDIQGFLEAVLRWRAGQPIEDDGDDD, from the exons ATGGACAAAGAATGGTACGATCGCGCCGAGGCGATCCGGGAGGCCCTGCTGCAGCTCAGGGACTCTCTT GACTACGCCGGCAAAAAAGAACAAATCGCCGCGGTAGAGGCCCAGCAGGCCGCTCCTGACTTCTGGAACGACCAGGAGAAGGCCCAGGCATCGATCGCCGAGCTCAAGGGCCTCAACTCGGTCGTTAGCCCCCTCGACGCCGCCATGAAAGCGGCCGGGGACCTCGACGCCGTTCTCGAAATGGCCGAGGAGGACGAGGCCTTCGCCGAGGAGGCCCAGGCCGAGATTGCCCGCCTCGAGGCCAATCTCGAGAAGCTCAAACTCTCGGCCCTGCTCAGCGGCCCCAACGACGCGGCAGGCGCGATCATCACGATCCACGCCCGCGACGGCGGCACCGACGCCAACGATTGGGCCGAGATGCTGATGCGGATGTACCTGCAATGGGCCGGTAAGAACGACTACTCGGCCGAGCTGCTCGACCGCTCCGACAACGAGCAGGCCGGCATCAACGACGCCACGATCGTCATCCGCGGCCCCATGGCCTACGGCTATCTCCGCGGCGAGACCGGCATGCACCGCCTCGTACGGATCAGCCCGTTCAACTCCGAAGGCAAACGCCAGACGAGCTTCGCCGCCGTGGACGTGACGCCGGAGATCAACGATTCGGTCGCGATCGAGATCGACGAGGCCGACGTCCGCATCGACACGTATCGGGCGAGCGGCGCCGGCGGCCAGCACGTCAACAAGACCGACTCGGCCGTGCGGCTGACACATATGCCGACGGGCGTCGTCGTGCAGTGCCAGAACGAGCGTTCGCAGCACAAGAACAAGGCCAGCGCCTGGAAGATGCTGCGGGCCAAGATGGCGCAGCTCGAAGAAGACAAGCGCGACGCCCAAGAAGCCGCCGCCCGCGGCCAGCAAGCGAAGACGGGCTTCGGCAGCCAGATCCGCAACTACTTCCTGCACCCCGACCAACGCGTCAAAGACACCCGCACGAAGTACCAGCAAGGCAACTTCCACGCAGCGCTGGACGGCGACATCCAGGGGTTCCTCGAAGCGGTTCTCCGCTGGCGCGCGGGGCAGCCGATCGAAGACGACGGCGACGACGATTGA
- a CDS encoding TIGR01457 family HAD-type hydrolase yields MKRGFLIDMDGVIYRSSQLIPGAVDFVKMLQRMRIPFLFLTNNSQRTRRDVAMKLNRMGMPVNESHIFTCAMATARYLARQKPHGTAYVIGEGGLLNALHENGYAIVDKQPDYVVVGEGRTLSFEMLEAAVQMVLDGAKLIATNLDPNCPTQHGTRPGCGAIVSLIEAATGLKAFSLGKPSPVMMRAARKELGMATSETIMIGDTMDTDILGGVQMGYRTVLVLTGTTSPDDLSKFAYQPDIVVDSIADLCDHDELIDEMVPTLNREDDTPHDMREWIAAHS; encoded by the coding sequence ATGAAGCGTGGATTTCTGATCGACATGGACGGCGTCATCTACCGCAGCAGCCAGCTGATCCCCGGCGCGGTGGACTTTGTGAAGATGCTGCAGCGGATGCGCATTCCCTTCCTATTCCTCACCAACAACAGCCAACGCACCCGCCGCGACGTGGCGATGAAGCTCAACCGGATGGGGATGCCCGTCAACGAGAGCCACATCTTCACCTGCGCGATGGCGACCGCGCGGTACCTGGCCCGCCAGAAGCCCCACGGCACCGCCTACGTCATCGGCGAAGGGGGCCTGCTCAACGCGCTGCACGAGAACGGTTACGCGATCGTCGACAAACAGCCCGACTACGTGGTGGTGGGCGAAGGCCGCACGCTGAGCTTCGAGATGCTCGAGGCGGCCGTGCAGATGGTGCTCGACGGCGCGAAGCTGATCGCCACGAACCTCGACCCCAACTGCCCCACCCAGCACGGCACGCGCCCCGGCTGCGGGGCGATCGTCTCGCTGATCGAAGCGGCCACCGGCCTCAAAGCCTTCAGCCTCGGCAAGCCCAGCCCCGTGATGATGCGCGCCGCTCGCAAGGAACTCGGCATGGCGACCTCCGAGACGATCATGATCGGCGACACGATGGACACCGACATCCTCGGCGGCGTGCAGATGGGCTACCGCACGGTGCTAGTGCTTACCGGCACGACGAGCCCCGACGACCTCTCCAAGTTCGCCTACCAGCCCGACATCGTCGTCGATTCGATCGCCGACCTCTGCGACCACGACGAACTGATCGACGAAATGGTGCCGACGCTCAACCGAGAAGACGACACCCCGCACGACATGCGCGAGTGGATCGCGGCTCACTCTTGA
- a CDS encoding KOW domain-containing RNA-binding protein: protein MMNQPAFYRYFLAHSWLLSGCAGAALATVILFWGMHKEGIVLAGAPVFLWVILAAAPASLAGFVAGAFFLWMPIGNLAAWLQGWPFNDGEEVVVLSGKYKGTVAQVYESDVWKERGQVRLALGEEAKKSFTDIFCAVQVTRTSSK, encoded by the coding sequence ATGATGAATCAGCCAGCCTTTTACCGCTACTTTCTGGCGCACAGCTGGTTGCTTTCAGGGTGCGCTGGTGCTGCACTAGCTACAGTCATTCTCTTCTGGGGAATGCACAAAGAGGGCATCGTGCTTGCTGGGGCGCCAGTCTTTTTGTGGGTGATACTGGCTGCGGCGCCGGCATCACTGGCGGGCTTTGTTGCTGGAGCGTTTTTCCTTTGGATGCCGATCGGCAACCTCGCTGCATGGCTGCAAGGCTGGCCATTCAACGATGGTGAAGAAGTCGTCGTTCTGTCTGGCAAGTACAAAGGGACCGTCGCACAGGTCTATGAATCGGACGTGTGGAAGGAACGGGGCCAGGTCCGGCTTGCTCTGGGTGAAGAGGCGAAGAAGTCCTTTACCGACATTTTCTGCGCGGTGCAGGTAACTCGAACATCCAGCAAGTAG
- a CDS encoding DUF1501 domain-containing protein: MTRRHFLDHLAGAAAFGAASFALGRTVEAAASKLAREHKSCILLWMSGGPPTIDIWDLKPGAATGGPSQPISTTGDVQISSLMPRVAEQMKHLSVVRSMSTREADHTRGAYYLRTGFVPNPNVIHPSYGSVVAHEMAPKLAGLELPSFVSIGGPSEGPGFLGMAYAPLQVDPSGRVRDVQPLVEKERMNERLALLAEIENRFAKQRRGPAAGEHAKVLERTVSLMRSDQMKAFDVGSEPTKSRERYGDSGFGRSCLLARRLVEAGVPFVEVDFGGWDLHDDCFTRLDEKLPQLDQGMSALVSDLEERGLLDQTVILWMGEFGRTPRINGDAGRDHYARAWSAVVGGGGLKGGLAIGETSSDGTMVESKPHSAEDLMATVCQALGLSLQTNFTSTNGRPMKIAGGGAPISELVG; the protein is encoded by the coding sequence ATGACCCGGCGGCATTTTCTGGATCACCTGGCCGGCGCTGCGGCGTTTGGGGCGGCTTCGTTTGCGCTCGGGCGCACCGTCGAGGCGGCGGCTTCGAAGCTCGCGCGCGAGCACAAGTCGTGCATCCTGTTGTGGATGAGCGGCGGGCCGCCGACGATCGACATCTGGGACCTCAAGCCGGGCGCCGCGACGGGCGGGCCCTCGCAGCCGATCAGCACCACCGGCGACGTGCAGATCAGCTCGCTGATGCCCCGGGTCGCCGAGCAGATGAAGCACCTATCCGTCGTGCGCTCGATGAGCACGCGCGAAGCGGACCACACGCGCGGCGCCTACTACCTGCGGACCGGCTTCGTACCCAATCCCAACGTCATCCACCCGAGCTACGGCTCGGTGGTCGCGCACGAGATGGCGCCGAAGCTGGCGGGGCTCGAGCTCCCGTCCTTCGTGTCGATCGGCGGGCCGAGCGAGGGCCCTGGCTTCCTAGGCATGGCCTACGCGCCTTTGCAAGTCGATCCGAGCGGCCGCGTGCGCGACGTGCAGCCGCTGGTCGAGAAGGAGCGGATGAACGAACGGCTCGCGCTGCTCGCCGAGATCGAGAACCGCTTCGCGAAGCAGCGTCGCGGCCCCGCCGCCGGCGAGCACGCCAAGGTGCTCGAGCGCACGGTGTCGCTGATGCGGAGCGATCAGATGAAGGCCTTCGATGTCGGCAGCGAGCCGACAAAGTCGCGCGAGCGTTACGGCGACTCGGGCTTCGGACGCAGCTGCCTCTTAGCACGGCGGCTTGTCGAGGCAGGCGTGCCGTTTGTCGAGGTCGATTTCGGCGGCTGGGACCTGCACGACGACTGCTTCACGCGGCTCGACGAGAAGCTGCCGCAACTCGACCAGGGGATGAGCGCCCTCGTGTCGGACCTCGAAGAGCGTGGCCTCTTGGACCAGACGGTGATCCTCTGGATGGGCGAGTTCGGCCGCACACCGCGGATCAACGGCGACGCGGGCCGCGACCACTACGCCCGGGCCTGGAGCGCCGTGGTGGGCGGCGGCGGCCTCAAGGGCGGCCTCGCGATCGGCGAGACCTCCAGTGACGGCACGATGGTCGAGTCGAAGCCGCACTCGGCCGAGGACCTGATGGCGACGGTGTGCCAGGCGCTGGGGCTGTCGCTGCAGACGAACTTCACGAGCACGAACGGGCGGCCGATGAAGATCGCGGGGGGTGGGGCGCCGATCAGTGAGTTGGTTGGGTGA
- the mnmA gene encoding tRNA 2-thiouridine(34) synthase MnmA, with the protein MSRVVLAMSGGVDSSVAAHLLLQAGHEVVGVFMRHGEQSPAVCATSDAAHTKSSTLPQLSVVSRLDHKQGCCTAADAEDARRVSDRLGIPFYALDLNDEFGRIMDYFVAEYARGRTPNPCVQCNNWIKFGKLFDYADSIDAEYVATGHYARLEERDDGPALLRGVDASKDQSYVLAGIQRGLLKRMLLPVGGYEKSRIRELAAGIGLNVAEKKDSQEICFVTQGRYDEFVKRRLRESRDVSSTADRSGEIVTTTGEVVGHHEGVDGFTVGQRKGLGVALGKPVFVVSIDPDTRRVVLGERSELDRSELTASESNWLIEPPTEPMRCEAQIRYNSAAAPATLEPQGEGRFQLRFDSPQQGVTPGQAVVCYAADDAARVLGGGWIE; encoded by the coding sequence ATGTCCCGCGTTGTCCTAGCCATGTCCGGCGGCGTCGATTCGAGCGTCGCGGCGCACCTGTTGCTCCAGGCGGGGCACGAGGTGGTGGGCGTTTTTATGCGCCATGGGGAGCAGAGCCCCGCGGTGTGTGCGACGAGCGACGCGGCTCACACGAAGTCGAGCACGCTTCCTCAACTCTCCGTTGTCTCCCGTCTCGACCACAAGCAGGGTTGCTGCACCGCCGCCGACGCCGAGGATGCGCGGCGCGTGTCGGATCGATTGGGGATCCCGTTCTACGCGCTCGACCTCAACGACGAGTTCGGGCGGATCATGGACTACTTCGTCGCGGAGTACGCCCGCGGCCGGACGCCCAACCCGTGCGTGCAGTGCAACAACTGGATCAAGTTCGGCAAGCTCTTTGATTACGCCGACTCGATCGACGCCGAGTACGTGGCGACGGGGCACTACGCGCGGCTTGAAGAGCGCGATGACGGCCCCGCCCTTCTGCGCGGCGTCGACGCGTCGAAAGACCAGTCGTATGTGCTTGCGGGAATCCAGCGCGGTCTCTTGAAGCGGATGCTGCTCCCCGTCGGCGGCTACGAGAAGTCGCGCATCCGCGAGCTGGCGGCGGGCATCGGTCTGAACGTCGCGGAGAAGAAGGACAGCCAAGAGATCTGCTTCGTCACGCAAGGCCGTTATGACGAATTCGTCAAGCGTCGCTTGCGTGAGAGCCGTGACGTCTCGTCCACGGCCGATCGCAGCGGCGAGATCGTCACCACCACCGGCGAAGTCGTCGGCCACCACGAAGGCGTCGACGGCTTCACCGTGGGCCAGCGCAAAGGCCTCGGCGTCGCGCTCGGCAAACCGGTGTTCGTCGTCTCGATCGACCCCGACACCCGCCGCGTGGTGCTCGGCGAGCGCAGCGAACTCGACCGCAGCGAACTAACCGCCAGCGAATCGAACTGGCTCATCGAACCGCCGACAGAGCCCATGCGCTGCGAAGCCCAGATCCGCTACAACTCCGCCGCCGCACCGGCGACGCTGGAGCCACAGGGTGAGGGGCGGTTTCAGTTGCGATTCGACTCGCCACAGCAAGGCGTCACGCCAGGCCAAGCCGTCGTCTGTTACGCCGCGGATGATGCAGCCCGTGTTCTTGGCGGTGGCTGGATTGAATAA
- a CDS encoding 3-keto-disaccharide hydrolase, whose amino-acid sequence MTRLVALLALVGPLVSVGSAQVEFLPGMEWQEPPVVTPGDEPGAPPSDAVVLFGGEDLSAWENGENWPVKDGIAFAGKGYITTKEKFGDCQLHVEWSAPENVKGDGQGRGNSGIFLMGRYELQVLDSFENPTYFEGQAASVYKQTPPLANAMRKPGEWNTYDIFWTCPRFNSSNQLVEPAYITVVHNGVLVQNHFPLRGDTPWARPPRYVNIGPKGPIAIQDHGNPVRFRNIWVREIKPAVGEQREPMVIDHGTGETKTFAELDAEEN is encoded by the coding sequence ATGACTCGTCTCGTCGCATTGCTGGCTCTGGTCGGCCCGTTGGTTTCCGTGGGCTCCGCACAGGTGGAGTTTCTGCCCGGCATGGAGTGGCAGGAGCCGCCGGTTGTGACGCCTGGGGACGAGCCCGGGGCGCCGCCGTCGGACGCAGTGGTGCTGTTTGGGGGCGAGGACCTGTCGGCATGGGAGAACGGCGAGAACTGGCCCGTGAAGGACGGCATCGCCTTCGCGGGGAAGGGCTACATCACCACCAAGGAGAAGTTCGGCGACTGCCAGCTGCACGTCGAGTGGTCGGCGCCCGAGAACGTGAAGGGCGACGGGCAGGGACGCGGCAACAGCGGCATCTTCTTGATGGGGCGTTACGAGCTGCAGGTGCTCGACTCGTTCGAGAACCCGACTTATTTCGAGGGCCAGGCCGCGTCGGTCTACAAGCAGACGCCGCCGCTAGCGAACGCGATGCGCAAGCCGGGCGAGTGGAACACGTACGACATCTTCTGGACGTGCCCGCGGTTCAACTCGTCGAACCAGCTCGTCGAGCCGGCCTACATCACGGTGGTCCACAACGGCGTGTTGGTGCAAAACCACTTCCCACTCCGCGGCGACACGCCGTGGGCGCGCCCGCCGCGTTATGTGAACATCGGACCGAAGGGCCCGATCGCGATCCAAGACCACGGCAACCCGGTGCGATTCCGCAACATCTGGGTCCGTGAGATCAAGCCCGCGGTGGGCGAGCAGCGCGAGCCGATGGTGATCGATCACGGGACGGGGGAGACGAAGACGTTCGCGGAGCTGGATGCGGAAGAGAACTGA
- a CDS encoding C-terminal binding protein: MPRAFYTDWPWPDIEIERVILAEAGCSIDVSPDNKEATLAEHVGDADVILTCWAPVTARVIDAATNCRHICRTGIGLDNIDVGHATKKGVLVTNVPDYCIEEVAEHALALIFALGRKIADGHLATKRGEYSLVGSLPIERIGGKTLGVVGLGRTGTLLAKKARAIGMRVIGTNRSRQAPEGVKWVTLDELLAQSDYVSLNCPLTDATRHLMNAKSLRQMKPSAFLVNTSRGGLVDHPALAEALEAGALAGAALDVQDREPPDLSQPPYNDRRVIVTPHTAFVSTEATTELRTRVAHQAVDFLQGRTPEQIVNPSVLSG; encoded by the coding sequence GTGCCTCGCGCTTTTTATACGGACTGGCCTTGGCCGGATATTGAGATCGAGCGGGTGATCCTTGCCGAGGCGGGGTGTTCGATCGACGTGTCGCCCGACAACAAGGAAGCGACGCTTGCCGAGCACGTGGGCGACGCCGATGTAATCCTTACCTGCTGGGCCCCGGTGACGGCGCGGGTGATCGACGCGGCGACCAACTGTCGGCACATCTGCCGGACGGGGATCGGCCTGGACAATATCGACGTGGGTCACGCGACGAAGAAGGGCGTCCTGGTCACCAACGTCCCCGACTACTGCATCGAAGAGGTCGCCGAGCACGCGCTGGCGCTGATCTTCGCGTTGGGACGGAAGATTGCTGACGGACACCTCGCCACCAAGCGCGGCGAGTACAGCCTCGTCGGGTCGCTGCCGATCGAGCGGATCGGCGGCAAGACGCTGGGCGTTGTCGGACTCGGGCGCACCGGGACGCTGCTCGCCAAGAAGGCCCGCGCGATCGGCATGCGGGTGATCGGCACGAACCGCTCGCGGCAGGCGCCCGAGGGCGTTAAATGGGTCACGCTGGATGAACTGCTCGCGCAGAGCGATTACGTCTCGCTCAACTGCCCGCTCACCGACGCGACGCGTCATCTCATGAACGCGAAGAGCCTTCGCCAGATGAAACCGTCGGCGTTCCTCGTGAACACGTCGCGTGGCGGTCTGGTGGACCATCCGGCGCTTGCCGAAGCGCTCGAAGCCGGCGCGCTCGCCGGGGCGGCGCTCGACGTGCAAGACCGCGAACCGCCCGACCTCTCGCAACCGCCCTACAACGACCGGCGGGTGATCGTCACGCCGCACACGGCGTTTGTTTCGACCGAAGCGACCACCGAGCTAAGAACCCGCGTCGCTCACCAGGCCGTCGATTTCTTACAAGGCCGCACGCCGGAGCAGATCGTCAATCCCTCGGTCCTCTCTGGCTAG
- a CDS encoding putative signal transducing protein, giving the protein MTDPTDIVVLTTCGHLADAHLVQGYLADNGVRAEVDGDAVSDFQIAINAGARVLVAQADLETAKALLADHDLELAGEIDWSQVDVGDATEE; this is encoded by the coding sequence ATGACCGACCCTACCGACATCGTCGTGCTCACGACCTGCGGCCACCTGGCCGACGCGCACCTCGTGCAGGGCTATCTTGCCGACAACGGCGTCCGCGCGGAGGTCGATGGCGACGCGGTTTCCGACTTCCAGATCGCGATCAACGCCGGCGCGCGGGTGCTGGTGGCGCAGGCCGACCTCGAGACCGCCAAGGCGCTGCTCGCCGATCACGACCTTGAATTGGCGGGTGAGATCGATTGGTCACAGGTGGACGTTGGGGACGCGACGGAGGAATAG
- a CDS encoding thioredoxin domain-containing protein, with product MPNALANETSPYLLQHKDNPVDWRPWGAEALRLAKDEDKPIFLSIGYSACHWCHVMEHESFENAAIAAVLNDHFVPIKVDREERPDLDQVYMNAVQAMTGRGGWPMSVFLTPELKPFYGGTYWPASAQRGMPGFDQVLEAVIDAWRDRRESAYQMADQLTERLADLATVDGAADVALDRSLIENAGRQLERTFDPTHGGFGGAPKFPHTMDLVVLLRLWRESGRGAWLDMVRTTLDRMAAGGIYDHLGGGFARYSVDERWLVPHFEKMLYDNALLAGVYAEAFAATGDAALKRVACETLDYVLRDMTAPEGGFYSTEDADSAPANDPEGHAEEGLYYTWKPEEIRKVIGEEEADLFCRVYDVTPIGNFEGRNILSLPKSIATQATLLGLDPAKLERDLAAWRKKLLATREKRPRPGLDDKVLASWNGLAIDALARAGAVFGEQKYIGAAGRAADFVLSAMRDESGRLLHTWRAGQAKATGFLDDYAAMANGLVTLYEATFDERWLVEAAALLDVVLEHFADAEKGGFFYTADDAEQLIVRNKDLTDNATPGGNSLAATALVRLGKLTSVTKYHDAAHHTLVAAGPLMERAPTAMGQMLTALDLWVGPTQELVLLGIGPDATEVTSQLRRRPVPRAVLAGRIGPCQPTPLMEPAFAGKSSINGEATLYVCQDHACGEPLVGAMAIRNQQQMK from the coding sequence ATGCCCAACGCGCTCGCCAACGAGACCTCGCCTTACCTGCTCCAGCACAAGGACAACCCCGTTGACTGGCGGCCGTGGGGGGCGGAGGCGCTGCGGCTGGCGAAGGACGAGGACAAGCCGATCTTCCTGTCGATCGGGTACTCGGCGTGTCACTGGTGCCACGTCATGGAGCACGAGAGCTTTGAGAACGCGGCGATCGCCGCGGTGCTCAACGATCACTTCGTACCGATCAAGGTCGATCGCGAAGAGCGGCCCGACCTCGACCAGGTCTACATGAACGCCGTGCAGGCGATGACGGGCCGCGGCGGGTGGCCGATGAGCGTCTTCCTGACGCCGGAACTCAAGCCCTTCTATGGCGGCACCTATTGGCCCGCGTCCGCGCAGCGCGGCATGCCGGGGTTCGACCAAGTGCTCGAAGCGGTGATCGATGCGTGGCGCGACCGTCGCGAGTCGGCTTACCAAATGGCCGATCAACTCACCGAGCGACTGGCGGACCTCGCCACGGTCGATGGGGCCGCCGACGTCGCGCTCGATCGCTCGCTGATCGAGAACGCGGGCCGGCAACTCGAACGCACGTTCGATCCGACGCACGGCGGGTTCGGCGGCGCGCCGAAGTTTCCGCACACGATGGACCTCGTCGTCCTCTTGCGTTTGTGGCGCGAGTCGGGCCGCGGGGCGTGGCTCGACATGGTCCGCACGACGCTCGACCGCATGGCGGCCGGCGGCATCTACGACCACCTCGGCGGCGGCTTCGCACGCTACTCGGTCGACGAGCGTTGGCTCGTGCCGCACTTCGAGAAGATGCTCTACGACAACGCGCTGTTGGCGGGCGTCTATGCCGAAGCGTTCGCGGCGACGGGCGACGCGGCGCTGAAGCGGGTCGCCTGCGAGACGCTCGACTACGTGCTCCGCGACATGACCGCGCCCGAAGGGGGCTTCTACTCGACAGAAGACGCCGACAGCGCGCCGGCCAACGACCCCGAGGGCCACGCCGAAGAAGGGCTCTACTACACCTGGAAGCCCGAGGAGATCCGGAAAGTGATCGGCGAGGAAGAGGCCGACCTCTTCTGCCGCGTCTACGACGTGACGCCGATCGGCAACTTTGAGGGCCGCAACATCCTGTCGCTGCCGAAGTCGATCGCGACGCAAGCGACGCTGCTCGGCCTCGACCCGGCGAAGCTCGAACGCGACCTCGCTGCCTGGCGGAAGAAGCTGCTCGCTACGCGCGAGAAGCGGCCCCGACCGGGGCTCGACGACAAGGTGCTCGCCAGCTGGAACGGCTTGGCGATCGACGCGCTGGCGCGGGCCGGGGCCGTGTTTGGCGAGCAGAAGTACATCGGCGCCGCGGGCCGGGCGGCGGATTTTGTTTTGTCGGCGATGCGCGACGAATCGGGGCGCCTGTTGCACACGTGGCGCGCGGGGCAAGCCAAGGCGACCGGCTTCCTTGATGATTACGCAGCGATGGCGAACGGTCTGGTGACGCTTTACGAGGCGACATTCGACGAACGCTGGCTGGTTGAAGCCGCGGCATTACTCGACGTTGTGCTCGAACACTTCGCCGATGCGGAGAAGGGCGGGTTCTTCTACACGGCCGACGACGCCGAGCAGCTGATCGTCCGCAACAAGGACCTCACCGACAACGCCACGCCGGGCGGCAATTCGCTGGCGGCGACGGCGCTGGTGCGGCTCGGCAAGCTGACGAGCGTCACGAAGTACCACGACGCCGCGCACCACACGCTCGTTGCCGCCGGGCCGCTGATGGAGCGCGCGCCGACGGCGATGGGGCAGATGCTCACGGCGCTCGACCTCTGGGTCGGCCCCACGCAGGAACTGGTGCTGCTGGGCATCGGCCCCGACGCGACGGAGGTCACCAGTCAACTACGCCGCCGCCCCGTGCCGCGCGCGGTGCTCGCCGGCCGTATCGGGCCCTGCCAGCCAACGCCGCTGATGGAACCCGCCTTCGCCGGCAAGTCGTCGATCAACGGCGAAGCCACGCTCTACGTCTGCCAAGACCATGCCTGTGGCGAACCCCTCGTCGGCGCGATGGCGATCCGTAATCAGCAGCAAATGAAGTAG